The following are encoded together in the Zingiber officinale cultivar Zhangliang chromosome 8A, Zo_v1.1, whole genome shotgun sequence genome:
- the LOC122009991 gene encoding vesicle-associated protein 4-2-like — translation MAVEDGKAATAKAEGKAWGFCRFPFFGSGAGTGGGSASSSTTNSSTALSLTHRHHPRSSERSQLGQREGGAAERRSSGAGSVSSVARSLLPTRRRLRLDPSTKLYFPYEPGKQARSAVRIKNTSKAHVAFKFQTTAPKSCFMRPPGGILSPGESIIATVFKFVEQPENNEKPMEQKCNVKFKIISLKVNGPTEYIPELFDEQKDQVAVEQILQVVFLDPERSCSQMDKLKRQLAEAEAAIEARKKPPEDSGPRIIGEGLVIDEWKERRERYLAQQQVGGVDSV, via the exons ATGGCGGTGGAAGACGGAAAGGCGGCGACGGCGAAGGCGGAGGGAAAGGCGTGGGGTTTTTGCCGGTTTCCCTTTTTCGGAAGCGGCGCTGGCACTGGCGGGGGCTCGGCGTCGTCGTCGACCACGAATTCTTCGACGGCGCTCAGCCTGACGCACCGCCACCACCCTCGATCGTCCGAGCGGAGCCAGTTGGGGCAGCGGGAGGGGGGCGCCGCCGAGCGGCGAAGCTCCGGCGCGGGATCGGTTTCGTCGGTGGCCAGGTCGCTGCTGCCAACCAGGCGGCGTCTCCGGCTCGATCCATCCACCAAGCTCTACTTCCCTT ATGAACCTGGAAAACAGGCCCGAAGTGCAGTGAGGATAAAGAACACCAGCAAAGCACATGTGGCTTTCAAG TTTCAAACAACTGCACCGAAAAGCTGTTTTATGCGTCCTCCTGGAGGTATTCTTTCACCTGGGGAGAGTATTATCGCAACTG TATTCAAGTTTGTTGAACAACCAGAGAATAATGAGAAGCCAATGGAACAAAAGTGCAACGTTAAGTTTAAGATTATCAGTTTGAAGGTGAATGGTCCTACAGAATATATTCCAGAGCTA TTTGACGAGCAGAAAGATCAGGTTGCAGTGGAGCAAATATTGCAGGTTGTTTTCCTGGATCCGGAACGCTCTTGCTCT CAAATGGACAAGTTGAAGAGGCAGCTAGCTGAAGCCGAGGCTGCGATCGAAGCACGCAAGAAGCCTCCTGAAGATTCAGGCCCTCGGATTATCGGGGAAGGGCTGGTTATAGATGAATGG aaagaaagaagagaaagatatctcGCTCAGCAGCAGGTTGGCGGGGTTGATTCTGTGTAA
- the LOC122009990 gene encoding probable UDP-3-O-acylglucosamine N-acyltransferase 2, mitochondrial isoform X1, translating to MKVTSKLARKAFHFLSRGRSTSIQLPSCYVNLRHISCSPSEVNKLCNDDSLEFARWKNGGGLFHQSSDIDPTAIIEIGAVVHGNCMLASDVHIRSGTVVGSSVSIGQSTKVGYNSVLTNCSVGNFSTIHNGVCVGQDGFGFFVDENGHMVKKPQELFVRIADHVEIGANTCIDRGSWRDTVIGDHTKIDNLVQIGHNVVIGKCCMLCGQVGVAGSVTIGDYVTLGGRVAIRDHVTIASKVVFETIGSNHRCYGFKTQLDRATKCSSFHLNVFFLKKIEWQVRLAANSSVTKDITEPGDYGGFPAVPIREWRRQFARLRSTCK from the exons ATGAAGGTCACCTCAAAGCTTGCAAGGAAGGCTTTTCATTTCCTCTCTAGGGGACGAAGCACATCAATTCAGCTGCCCTCCTGCTATGTCAATCTGCGCCATATCTCATGCAGCCCCTCTGAAGTCAACAAGCTTTGCAATG ATGACTCACTGGAGTTCGCTAGATGGAAGAACGGTGGTGGTCTTTTCCATCAGTCCTCAGACATTGACCCCACTGCAATAATTGAAATAGGAGCAGTGGTACATGGAAACTGTATGCTGGCATCAGATGTTCACATTAGGTCTGGAACAGTAGTGGGGTCTTCTGTATCTATTGGGCAGTCAACGAAGGTAGG GTACAATTCTGTGCTAACTAATTGCTCTGTAGGCAACTTTTCAACAATCCATAATGGCGTCTGTGTCGGTCAAGATG GGTTTGGATTTTTTGTTGATGAGAATGGGCACATGGTGAAGAAGCCCCAA GAGCTGTTCGTAAGGATTGCAGACCATGTGGAGATAGGCGCAAACACATGCATTGATAGGGGCAG TTGGAGAGACACGGTAATAGGAGATCATACCAAAATAGATAATCTTGTTCAG ATAGGCCACAACGTAGTTATTGGAAAGTGCTGTATGCTCTGTGGACAAGTTGGCGTCGCTGGCTCCGTGAC GATAGGTGATTATGTCACTTTGGGAGGCAGAGTAGCCATACGAGATCATGTGACCATCGCTTCAAAGGTAGTATTCGAAACAATTGGATCAAACCACAGATGTTATGGGTTCAAAACTCAACTTGATCGTGCGACAAAGTGTAGTAGCTTTCATCTTAatgttttttttctaaaaaaaattgaatggCAGGTTAGACTTGCAGCAAATAGCAGTGTTACAAAGGATATTACAGAGCCGGGTGACTATGGCGGTTTTCCTGCT GTGCCTATCCGCGAGTGGCGTAGACAATTTGCTCGACTGCGTAGCACCTGCAAGTAA
- the LOC122009990 gene encoding probable UDP-3-O-acylglucosamine N-acyltransferase 2, mitochondrial isoform X2, producing the protein MKVTSKLARKAFHFLSRGRSTSIQLPSCYVNLRHISCSPSEVNKLCNDDSLEFARWKNGGGLFHQSSDIDPTAIIEIGAVVHGNCMLASDVHIRSGTVVGSSVSIGQSTKVGYNSVLTNCSVGNFSTIHNGVCVGQDGFGFFVDENGHMVKKPQELFVRIADHVEIGANTCIDRGSWRDTVIGDHTKIDNLVQIGHNVVIGKCCMLCGQVGVAGSVTIGDYVTLGGRVAIRDHVTIASKVRLAANSSVTKDITEPGDYGGFPAVPIREWRRQFARLRSTCK; encoded by the exons ATGAAGGTCACCTCAAAGCTTGCAAGGAAGGCTTTTCATTTCCTCTCTAGGGGACGAAGCACATCAATTCAGCTGCCCTCCTGCTATGTCAATCTGCGCCATATCTCATGCAGCCCCTCTGAAGTCAACAAGCTTTGCAATG ATGACTCACTGGAGTTCGCTAGATGGAAGAACGGTGGTGGTCTTTTCCATCAGTCCTCAGACATTGACCCCACTGCAATAATTGAAATAGGAGCAGTGGTACATGGAAACTGTATGCTGGCATCAGATGTTCACATTAGGTCTGGAACAGTAGTGGGGTCTTCTGTATCTATTGGGCAGTCAACGAAGGTAGG GTACAATTCTGTGCTAACTAATTGCTCTGTAGGCAACTTTTCAACAATCCATAATGGCGTCTGTGTCGGTCAAGATG GGTTTGGATTTTTTGTTGATGAGAATGGGCACATGGTGAAGAAGCCCCAA GAGCTGTTCGTAAGGATTGCAGACCATGTGGAGATAGGCGCAAACACATGCATTGATAGGGGCAG TTGGAGAGACACGGTAATAGGAGATCATACCAAAATAGATAATCTTGTTCAG ATAGGCCACAACGTAGTTATTGGAAAGTGCTGTATGCTCTGTGGACAAGTTGGCGTCGCTGGCTCCGTGAC GATAGGTGATTATGTCACTTTGGGAGGCAGAGTAGCCATACGAGATCATGTGACCATCGCTTCAAAG GTTAGACTTGCAGCAAATAGCAGTGTTACAAAGGATATTACAGAGCCGGGTGACTATGGCGGTTTTCCTGCT GTGCCTATCCGCGAGTGGCGTAGACAATTTGCTCGACTGCGTAGCACCTGCAAGTAA